One window of Branchiostoma lanceolatum isolate klBraLanc5 chromosome 8, klBraLanc5.hap2, whole genome shotgun sequence genomic DNA carries:
- the LOC136440979 gene encoding somatostatin receptor type 5-like: MSTPSWLSLNMSWNHTNNSNLTAADDLFPSGYLESIIIPIFYCVVSAIGLTGNTLVIYVVLRYAKLKTVTYMYIMNMACADELFLMTLPFLAAYYALHNWPFGLVVCKVVLSVDALNQFTSIFCLVVMSFDRYLAVVHPVKSVGYRTPSMARYVNISVWAVALVMTLPVAIFATTSEGKKLPDGVICNLHWPDKTIGSHVFITFTFVFGFAVPLSIIVASYILLTRRLRSLSNKTHSREKERAYRRIERLVYTVVFVFVMCWLPFYAFQIGGLAGLFEYIDNVDVESGIFHLVSALMYVNSCCNPLLYGYLDENIKRCIREAACSPVGSTPLGAPPVGLELRPEPSRSPRLEGRIDGITTPHRTLTTAITNYELTRSPRNSPSPSPRLARYILGREQTIILQHGTPPGLGAFLRPPTPSSLPEKEENGDVVETPPHKKLGQVRDLHNSLQNLATTSV; encoded by the coding sequence ATGTCGACACCCTCGTGGTTGAGCCTCAACATGTCCTGGAACCACACTAACAACAGCAACTTGACAGCCGCTGACGATCTCTTTCCATCGGGTTATCTCGAATCCATCATCATTCCTATCTTCTACTGCGTAGTGTCGGCCATAGGACTGACGGGGAACACCCTAGTCATCTACGTGGTCCTCCGGTACGCCAAACTGAAAACTGTGACGTATATGTACATCATGAACATGGCCTGTGCAGACGAACTTTTCCTGATGACGTTACCGTTCCTTGCCGCCTACTACGCCTTACACAACTGGCCGTTCGGACTAGTGGTCTGTAAGGTGGTTCTCTCCGTGGACGCCTTGAACCAGTTCACCAGCATCTTCTGCCTGGTGGTCATGAGCTTTGACCGCTACCTGGCCGTAGTGCACCCGGTCAAGTCCGTAGGGTACCGGACCCCAAGCATGGCGCGGTACGTGAACATCAGCGtgtgggcagtggctttggtcATGACGCTGCCAGTCGCCATATTTGCCACGACAAGTGAAGGGAAGAAGTTGCCTGACGGAGTCATCTGCAATCTGCACTGGCCGGACAAGACCATAGGTTCGCACGTCTTTATCACGTTCACGTTCGTTTTCGGGTTTGCCGTGCCTCTCTCCATCATCGTCGCCAGCTATATTCTCCTGACGCGCCGGTTGCGAAGTCTCAGCAACAAGACTCACTCTCGCGAGAAAGAACGAGCGTACCGCCGGATCGAGCGCCTCGTCTACACAGTGGTCTTCGTCTTCGTCATGTGCTGGCTACCGTTCTATGCCTTCCAAATCGGAGGCCTGGCAGGGCTGTTCGAATATATCGACAACGTCGACGTGGAGAGTGGGATTTTCCACCTGGTGAGCGCACTGATGTACGTCAACAGCTGCTGCAACCCGCTGCTGTACGGCTATCTGGACGAGAACATTAAGCGATGCATCAGGGAAGCAGCTTGCTCCCCTGTCGGTAGTACGCCGCTTGGAGCCCCGCCTGTCGGCCTAGAGCTGCGCCCGGAACCCTCCCGGTCTCCACGGCTGGAAGGACGCATAGACGGCATCACCACGCCGCACCGAACACTGACGACAGCCATAACGAATTACGAGTTGACCCGATCTCCACGGAACTCTCCTTCGCCAAGCCCTCGGCTCGCTCGGTACATCCTCGGGAGGGAGCAGACCATTATCCTCCAGCACGGCACGCCGCCCGGCCTCGGGGCCTTCCTCCGCCCGCCCACTCCAAGCAGTCTGCCCGAGAAGGAAGAGAACGGAGACGTAGTTGAGACCCCTCCACACAAGAAGCTTGgtcaggtcagagatcttcacAACTCCTTGCAAAACCTTGCAACCACTTCAGTCTAG
- the LOC136440009 gene encoding flavin-containing monooxygenase 5-like, which yields MAKKVAVIGSGASGLAAIKCCLDEGLQPVCFEKGTDIGGLWNFKEEALPGFASVYRSTVINTSKEMMCYSDFPIPKEYPNYMHHSWVVKYFRLYADNFGLMKHIKFRHHVDHVKPREDFAQTGQWDFTYTDEEKGLTTTEVFDAVMVCIGHHVYPYYPRDSFDGIDDFQGKTVHSHDYKDHRGFENKRVVVIGIGNSGGDIAVELSRHAKQVYLSTRRGSWVVNRVSDRGLPVDVIQGRAQRAIFSWFPLSLKTKIAHDRLNKRFDHALYGLQPEHHFFSQHPMVNDDMPNRIITGALVIKPNIKRFTETGVVFDNDTVEDDIDAVVFATGYRFDFPFIDKSVMKVENNNVNLYKYVFPPKLDPPTLSIIGLVQPVGAIMPISELQSRWAARVFKGTAKLPSQDVMCDDIRQKAVAMSRRYYQSPRHTIQVDYAPYMDELAVQIGVRPDFKALLMSDPGLAMRCYFGPCTPYQYRLMGPGAWEGAKEAIQTQWDRITFPTKTRPVPVAKSGGIPGILKLVIILVLVLAILFKLF from the exons ATGGCGAAGAAGGTAGCGGTGATCGGCTCGGGTGCAAGCGGGCTGGCAGCCATCAAGTGCTGCCTGGACGAGGGGCTGCAGCCCGTCTGCTTCGAGAAGGGAACCGACATCGGCGGACTCTGGAACTTCAAGGAAGAAGCCCTGCCAGGCTTTGCCAGCGTCTACCGCTCCACGGTCATCAACACCAGTAAGGAGATGATGTGTTACAGCGACTTCCCCATCCCCAAGGAGTACCCCAACTACATGCACCATTCTTGGGTCGTCAAGTACTTCCGGTTGTACGCGGATAACTTCGGGCTAATGAAACACATCAA atTTCGTCACCATGTGGACCACGTAAAGCCGAGAGAAGATTTTGCCCAGACAGGACAATGGGACTTTACCTACACAGATGAG GAAAAAGGCCTCACTACTACGGAGGTGTTCGATGCCGTGATGGTGTGTATCGGCCACCATGTGTACCCGTATTATCCCAGGGACAGCTTCGACGGAATCGACGACTTCCAAGGCAAAACCGTCCACAG TCATGACTATAAGGACCACCGTGGGTTTGAGAACAAGCGTGTCGTCGTCATCGGTATCGGGAACTCCGGGGGTGACATCGCCGTGGAGCTCAGTCGGCACGCCAAACAG GTCTACCTGAGTACCAGAAGAGGGTCATGGGTCGTCAACCGGGTGTCGGATCGTGGTCTCCCCGTCGACGTAATCCAAGGCAGGGCTCAGCGGGCAATCTTCAGCTGGTTCCCGCTGTCCCTGAAGACGAAAATAGCACACGATCGCCTCAACAAGCGCTTTGACCATGCCTTGTACGGTCTTCAACCGGAGCACCACTTCTTTAGTCAGCATCCGATGGTCAATGATGACATGCCCAACCGCATTATCACGGGCGCCCTCGTCATCAAGCCCAACATCAAGCGCTTCACCGAGACCGGCGTCGTCTTCGACAACGACACGGTTGAAGATGACATCGACGCCGTTGTCTTTGCAACCGGTTATCGCTTCGACTTTCCCTTCATCGACAAGTCTGTCATGAAAGTGGAGAACAACAACGTCAACCTCTACAAGTACGTCTTCCCTCCCAAGCTGGATCCCCCCACCTTGAGCATCATTGGTCTCGTCCAACCTGTTGGCGCGATCATGCCGATCTCAGAGCTGCAGTCTCGCTGGGCGGCGAGGGTCTTCAAGGGGACCGCCAAGCTCCCATCCCAAGACGTGATGTGCGACGACATCAGGCAAAAAGCGGTTGCCATGTCCAGGCGTTACTACCAGTCCCCGCGGCACACCATCCAGGTAGACTACGCCCCCTACATGGACGAGCTTGCAGTGCAGATCGGAGTCAGGCCCGACTTCAAGGCCCTGCTGATGTCAGACCCCGGGCTGGCGATGCGATGCTACTTCGGTCCGTGCACGCCGTACCAGTACCGCCTGATGGGACCTGGGGCGTGGGAGGGCGCCAAGGAGGCGATCCAGACGCAGTGGGACCGGATCACCTTCCCGACCAAGACGCGCCCCGTCCCGGTAGCGAAGTCCGGTGGAATACCGGGAATCCTCAAGCTTGTCATCATTCTGGTCCTAGTCCTGGCCATTCTTTTCAAGCTGTTTTAA